A portion of the Deltaproteobacteria bacterium genome contains these proteins:
- a CDS encoding YheU family protein has translation MDEPRGVEVPYTALSEEALGGLIEEFVTRAGTDYGAVERTLAEKVADVRRQLARGEAAIVYDPETETANVVVDPRRAGAAKTSP, from the coding sequence ATGGACGAGCCGCGCGGTGTCGAGGTGCCCTACACCGCCCTCTCCGAAGAAGCCCTCGGCGGGCTCATCGAAGAGTTCGTGACCCGCGCCGGCACCGACTACGGCGCCGTCGAGCGGACGCTCGCAGAGAAGGTCGCTGACGTCCGACGACAGCTCGCGCGCGGCGAGGCCGCCATCGTGTACGACCCCGAGACCGAGACGGCGAACGTCGTCGTCGACCCGCGCCGCGCCGGTGCCGCCAAGACGAGCCCCTGA